AAAGGAAAAATATGAAATTTAATAGAAAAAATATATTTATTAGCAAGAGTGCTATAATAGGTGAAAATGTTAAAATTGGGGATAATGTAACAATATATGATAATGTTACGATCGGTGATAATTCGATAATATGTAATGATTGTGTTTTAGGGGAACCCCTGAATAGTTATTATTTTGATGAGGACTATCGACAACCGCATCTTAAACTAGGTCGAGAATGCCTTATTAGAAGTCATTGCATCATATATGCGGGAAGCACTTTTGGAGATAATTTACAGCTTGGTCACAGGGTCACGATAAGAGAAAAAACTACTATGGGTTCTCATTGTTCTGTTGGAACATTATCGGATATTCAAGGTTGTGTTAGCCTAGGCGATTATTGTCGTTTGCATAGCAATGTTCATATTGGGCAGAAATCAAAAATTGGGAATTTTGTATTCGTTTATCCATATGTTGTTTTTACAAATGACCCAACTCCTCCGTCCAATATTT
The DNA window shown above is from Myxococcales bacterium and carries:
- a CDS encoding N-acetyltransferase, whose protein sequence is MKFNRKNIFISKSAIIGENVKIGDNVTIYDNVTIGDNSIICNDCVLGEPLNSYYFDEDYRQPHLKLGRECLIRSHCIIYAGSTFGDNLQLGHRVTIREKTTMGSHCSVGTLSDIQGCVSLGDYCRLHSNVHIGQKSKIGNFVFVYPYVVFTNDPTPPSNICIGATVDDYSQIATGAILLPDVYVGKNCLVGANAVVNKNVKEYSVVVGNPAKFLCDIREIKSKGKEGFHYPWMNNFSRGMPWDEIGYEKWLELNKNYESKND